The following nucleotide sequence is from Salinispirillum sp. LH 10-3-1.
CGGACGGCAGTTTCCGCGAAGATCTCTATTACCGCCTGAATGTCGTGAACCTCACCTTGCCCGGTTTGCGCGAGCGTGCCGAAGACATTCCCTTGCTGGCCCGTCATGTCTTACAACAGTGTGCCGCACGACAAGGCATTGAAGTAACGCGATTCTCCGACGACGCCATGCAGGCTCTGTTGACGGCTATGTGGCCCGGCAATGTGCGTCAACTGGTGAACGTGGTAGAGCAATGTGTGGCCCTCACCCAAGCACCGGTGATCAATGCCGCTTTGGTCGAACAGGCGCTGGCACAAGACCAAAACCACTGGCCTACCCTGACGGAAGCGCGCGACCAAGTGGAGCGCCAGTATCTGATTCGTGTATTGCGCATGACCGAAGGGCAAGTGACACGGGCAGCAGAGCTGGCTGGGCGCAACCGCACCGACTTTTACAAATTACTGAAGAAACATGATTTATCCGCGGCGAGCGTGGCTGCACCAGTCGCCATAACCCACTCCACAGCAAACTGAATCCTGTCCGCGTCTGTGCTGAGGCGTGTTTCAAGGCACTGAACTGTTATACTCTGCTTATCTGAATCCTAGGCGAGCATGAGGGCATCCATGAACGATAAATCGATCCAACCGCGCTCCGGCCAACAAGACATCGATCAGTTTATTCGCCAAGTGAAAGACATGACGGTGGCACAAGCCACGCAAGGCCGCCTAATATTTGCCTTGGACGCCACCGCCAGCCGCAAGCCCACTTGGGATCAAGCTTGCCAGCTGCAAAGCGAGTTGTTCCTTGCCACGCAAGACATTGGCGGACTGGCCGTGCAACTCTGTTACTTCCGTGGTTTTGGCGAATTCCACGCCAGCCCTTGGCTCACCAACACCCAGCAGTTGCTGCGTAAAATGAATGGTGTCGATGTGCTGGGCGGCCATACACAAATACATAAGGTACTGCAGCAAGCGTTGACAGAAACTCGCCATCAACGCGTCAGCGCGGTGATCCTGATCGGTGATTCCTGCGAAGAGTCGGTGGACGACCTGTGCCAGAAAGCCGGTGAATTGGGTATGTTGCGCACACCTGTGTTCACCTTTCATGAGGGTGGTGATCACCATGCAGAATCCGCCTTCCGCCAGATCAGCAAACTCTCAGGCGGTGCCTATGCTCCATTCGACCACAACAGCCCAGGGGTTTTGAAAGATCTGCTCGCCGCCGTCGCCGTATATGCTTCTGGCGGAGCCCGTGCATTGGAAAGCTTCTCTAGCCGGCAGGGCCAGCACGTCAAGCTACTGACCCAGCAATTGAAATAAACTCTACAAGGAGTTCTCCGTGAGTCCAGCAGCCATCCTCGCCCTCGCCTCTGCCGTTATACTCGGCTGGGTCTGGGTACGAAATCAGCCTCCAGCACAGCGCAAGGCCGCACTCATTAAAATATTGTTATTCACGGCCGCGGCCGGTCTGGTGTTTCTGGCGGCCACCGGGCGTCTGCATGTGGTCGGCGCCTTGCTCGCCCTGACACTTCCCTTTTTGCGCCGTTTGTGGCCCCTGTTCATTGGCTTATTTTTGCGTCATCGCGCCGGTCGCACGCGGAGCAGCACCAGCACTCCTGGTGGTCGTTCACGCGTGGCCACCGCCATTATCGACATGACCCTCGAACACGAGAGTGGCGTGATGTACGGCACTATTTTGGCGGGCCCATTGCAGGGCAAAGAGTTGGCTGATCTTAGCGACGAAGAGTTTATTGAGTTGCTGCAATACTGCCGCCAGCAAGACACGGATTCAGCACGTTTGTTAGAGACTTATTTGGACAAGCGCTTCGGCGACAAATGGCGTGCCGATGACCCCGGCACAACACAGCAGGGCAGCCAAGAACAAACACAAGATAACAGCAGCGGGCCGATGACGCGGGCCGAGGCACTCGAAATCCTTGGTTTAACCGCTGATGCCAACCGCGACGACATCATTCAAGCGCATCGGCGACTGATGCAGAAGATGCACCCGGACCGCGGTGGCAGTGCTTATCTGGCGGCACGGATCAACGCCGCACGCACCCTATTATTAGACTAGCTGCTGACATAAAAATGGGCACCTCTGTGCCCATTTTGCTTCATGCGTCGCTTAGAACCACGTCAGACCAATACTGATAAACACCCCGGTAACGATCAGCATCATCAAGCAATAACCCATGATGTCCTTGGCTTTTAAGCCAGCAATCGCCAGCGCGGGTAAAGCCCAGAACGGTTGCAGCAAGTTAGTCCACGCATCTCCCCAGGCCACGGCCATAGAAATGCGCGCCACGTCGGCGCCCAAGGCTTCAGCAGCAGGCAACATGACCGGCGCTTGCACCGCCCACTGACCACCACCCGATGGCACAAAGATATTAACGATACCGGCGCTGATAAAAGTCCAGAAAGGCAAGCTGGTCGCCGTGGCAAAAGACGCCAGCCCGGCCGAGATAGACTGCGCCAAACCCGAGTTGATCATGATTGCCATGATGCCCGCATAGAACGGAAACTGGATCACAATGCCCGCCCCACCTTTCACCGCTTCATGCAATGCATTCAACAAGCGCCGAGGAGTCTGATGGAGAATGATCGCCACCGTCAGAAACAGAAAGTTCACGATATTCAGGTTCAAACCACCACTGTTCATGAAGTAGTTGACCAGAAATGCCACACCACCAAAGCCAATCAACCACGCTAAAACTCGGCTATTTTCGAGGTGGTCTGCTGGCCGGGTAATTTCGGAAGATGCTTCTGGCGCATCCTGTAATTGCTCCGGTTTCACATAGATGCTGTCCTCTTCTTTCGGCAGCATCAACCAATTGGTCAATGGCACTATGATGAACAGCATTAACACAATGGCGATATTAAAAAAGGCGAAGATGGTTTCACTGGTGCTGATAATACCAATTTGGCTTTCCGCAAAGTGCCCCGGTGTAGCGATGGTCAACGGTACAGAACCCGCCAAACCGCCGTGCCAAACGATGAAGCCAGAATAGGCACTGGCGATCAGCAAGCGATAATCCACTTTGATCAAACGCGCCAGCTCTTTAGCAAACAGCGCACCCACCACCAATCCAAAGCCCCAATTGATCCAACTCGCCACCAGAGACACCATGGTCACCAATAAAATTGCCTGACCAGGCGTCTTGGCAAAGGTAGCCAATTTCACCAGAAAGTTTTTCACCAAGGGGGTGCTGGCCAGCATAAAGCCGGTCACCAACACCAACAACATCTGCATGGAAAAGGTCAGCAGGCCCCAGAAGCCATTACCCCACATCTCTACTACGGCCAGTGGTGATTGCCGCTCAAATAAAACCGCGGCGGCGAAGACAATTAACGTTAATAGCAATACAAAGATATAGGGATCCGGCAAATACCGGTCTACCATTTTCACTAAGGGTTGCGATGCACGGTTAAGCATAATAGTTCACCTCTTGTTTAGAATTTTTATTTCGAGACGTTCATAACTGATTACTGCGACAATCACTTCCTATTAATGACTTTAACGATGTAGAGTCAATACCTGCTTGATAAGCCGGTTCGAACCGGAATTATTTACCTGTTATTCCAGCTTTACACAGCACATACCCTATGGCGTCGCAGAGAAGCTTGCGGTATCTTTTGCGTCAAATAAGAATTACTCATCCACTGCACCAAATACTTAAATCGAGGCTCGTGTGAATACGTCGTCAATAGATAAAAAGTTGGAGTTATATCGTTCAGAGTTACAGCGTCTACAAGAAGCGAAACACGCATTGGAGCAAAAAGAAGCCAGTGCGCAACAGGTCATTGCCGATTTAGAAGCAGCCTGTGCTGCCAATGATATGAAACTGGACGATGTCTTTCGTCGTCTGGAAAAGAAGATTGAGCGCTGGATAAAATCCCGCAGTCAGGATGAAGAAGGCATTCATCAACACCTGAAAAGCTATTACGCGCGCGTTATCAGTGAAGGGGCACGTGAAACTAAGCGTGCGCGCAAGCCCGAGCCCAAACTCCAGACCGGCACCTATGTGAACCCGTATACACAAGAAACGGCGGAAAAGCGGACACGGACACCAGCCGCACTGACCGAGTGGGTCAGTGTTTATGGCTTGGGCACCGTCGAGACCTGGCGACGCTAGGTTCTTGCCGTCTTTGCCTGGAAGCGAAATAGCCGTACCGTCAACAATACGCTGGCGGTGGCTAAGCCCGCCGTTAACGCCAACCAAAAACCGTTGGCCCCCATCGCCTCCGCCGTCAAATAGTCGGTAAAGGTCAGCACATAGCCCAGCGGTAAGCACACACCCCAGAACGACAACAGCATGATCAGCATTGGTATGCGGGTATCACGATAACCACGCAAGGCACTGATGGCGGTCACCTGCAAGACATCGGCAATCTGGAACACCGCCCCGAATACCATCAACTGTGCGGCCACAGCACGCACAGCTGAGTCCTGCGTGTAGAGCGCCGCGATAAAATCCCGATTCAGATACAACACAGGGGCGTAAACCATCGCAATGCCGAGCGCCAGCAGCAATGAGCTACGGCCCAGCAAGCGAGCGGTGTCGGGCGCTCCGGCACCCAACAAAAAGCTGATGCGCAACGTCAAAGCCATACCCAAACTCAACGGCACCATAAACAGCAACGAAACACCATTCAATACAATCTGATGCCCAGCCACGACTATTGGCCCCAAGGGTGCGAGAAACAGTGCAATCACCGCAAACACACTGGCCTCCACAAAGATGGTGAAGCCAATGGGTATGCCCAGGCGCAACAAGCCACGGATCTCCAACCAGCGTGGCGCCACCCAATCACTGATTAAGTGGAAACGGGCGTACAGCTTGCTGCGGTTCAAATAGATCAGTAAGGCCGTTACCGAAACCCATTGTGATATCGCCGTGGCCCAGCCGCAACCAATGCCTCCGAGCTCGGGCAGACCAAACTTGCCGTAAATCAAAACGTAATTCAGTGGCAGATTCACTGCCGTTCCTAATAAGGAAAACGCCATGAAGGTGCGGGTATGCCCCAACCCATCGGTCAAACCACGCAGGGCGACCAGCAACAATAAAGCCGGGATACCGAGCGAGAATGATTTCAGGTAGCCGGTGGTGACGGCTGCAGCAGCGGCGTCCAATTGCAAGATATTCAAGACTGGCTGCACATTGATCAACAGCAGAATCATCACCACAGCGCAGCCTGCAGCAATGTAGATTCCCTGCCAGACGGCGGGCATGATCTTCGCCATCTGCTGCGCCCCACGATGCCCTGAAACAACCGGCTGCAGGGCGCTGAGACACCCCATAAAGAACAGAAACAAGGGCGACCACAGACTCCCACCGATGCCCACACCGGCGAGATCAACCGCACTGTAGTTGCCCGCCATGATGGTATCAATTACGCCATTTGCCATCTGCGCCAACTGTGCGACCAAGATCGGGCTACCCAGAATGGCGAGGGTCTTCCATTCGGTCAGCGTTTTGACAATAACGCCCTGCTGGGGCTCTGGTATGGGTTGATGTTCCTGATCCACAATGATCATCCTGTTACACAATAACGATAGATAAATGGTGCGCTCAGTCAGGTTCGAGCACAGACGCGGCCGGACACTATACTCCTGCCTTTTCCGTTAGCAAACTGGCGCTTGTCACCTTGGCTCAAAGGCACTGGCAATCCATCCTGACAAATTCGCTGCTACTGACGGATTGCAGTAAACTATTCACATATTCGCGCCATCGGCCGACACATGATAAAGAATTCTTTCAATCGTCGGGCGCCGCCCGATTGACTCTGTCCGCTTATGAGGTATTGCATGAAAAACCGAGTGCTGGCATTGCTGCTGATTTCGTCAGGTTACTTGTTCCTGTCCGGGCACGCCATGGGGTCAACCACCGCGACGGCCGTGGCGGCGCCGTCAGATGCGCCACAGGCTCTGGTCGGGCGCTATTGGATCATCGAAAACGGTGGCGTTATCTATGACCAACAAACCGGCCTTCAGTGGATGCGCTGCGCCATCGGCCAAAGTTGGAACAACGAGCACCAGCGCTGCAACGGCACGGCTCAGTCGTTCTCTTGGGGCCAGGCGCGCAATCAGACTCGGCCAAACGATTGGCGCACACCCACCATCGCTGAACTACGCACCCTAGTGTATTGCTCAACCGGCCAGCCTGCGCTGATCGGCATGACAGTGGACGGTGGCTCTTGCCGCGGTGTCTATCAGCAACCGACGATCGTTGCGCCAGCCTTTCCAGACACCGAAGCCAACCATTTTTGGTCATCCGACAGCGCCCGCCAACAAACCAATGCAGCCTGGTATGTAAACTTTGGTGGCGGTGCAGTTCTGACCAAACCTCAGGACATGCCGGGTTATTTACGACTGGTTCGCAGTGGCCGCACCGTGGCATTGCCTGCTCAAACTCGACCAACCACGGCAGCACCCGCCACTGCCGACCGGCCAACAGCCCCCTCAACCTCTGGCACCACACCCAGAGCCTCGGCCGATGCTCAGGCTTCCGCTAGCCGTCCGGCATCAGCTACCCGTGAACTACCCATCAGCGAGCGCTTCGAGATCCTTGCCGAGGGCGCGCTGGTGCACGATCGCCAGACCGACCTGCACTGGATGCGCTGCAGCCTCGGCCAGGAATGGCATGCTGAGAATCAACGCTGCCATGGTGAAGTAAGAACCTATCAATGGGACGAGCTGGGTGACATCAGCTTGACCATCGCCGGGCATGACGATTGGCGTGTGCCTACCGTCGCAGAATTGCGCGAACTGGTGTATTGCTCAGCGAACACCCCACCACGAATGGGTATGGCAGCAACCTTCACGCCTTGCAGTGGTTCTTATCAACGTCCGACCATTGCCCAAGATGTCTTCCCCAATACTGAGCAAAATTGGTACTGGACCAGCTCTGCGCTAACCAATCCAGACTTTGCGGCCTGGAGTGTGTCCTTTTATGCCGGCACGGTGTACTACGCCTATAAGCACTTCGGTTACCCCGTGCGCTTGGTTCGTGGGGGCGAGTAACTGCAATTAAGAATGCCTGCTCGGTCAGTGATCGAGCAGGCATCTTTATCTAAGATTCAAGACCCTGCACCTAGAACCTAAAACGCTGCACGAGAGTTTCTTGCTCTTGCGTCAAGATAGCCAGCTCTTCAAAGGTGCTGGCGTTTTGCGTCGCGTTGTTCACCACCTGATCCGCCATATCCGCAATGGTTACGGTATTGTTAGCCACATCGGACGCCACGGTACGTTGCTCGTTAACGGCCTCAGAAATATGCGTCGTCATTTCCGACATGCGGGACAGGGACGCCAAAATCGCTTGGATTGAAGCCCCGGTTTTTTCTGATTCATCAACCACCACCTGCGACTGCTCACGTGTGCGCAACATCAAGCCAACCGCTTCCTTAGAGCGACTCTGCAAGGCGTCAATCATTTGGTAGATCTCTTCCGTTGAGCGTTGAGTTTTACTCGCCAGCTCACGCACTTCATCAGCCACCACGGCAAAGCCTCTGCCTTGCTCGCCAGCTCGCGCTGCCTCAATGGCCGCGTTCAGTGCCAATAGGTTCGTTTGCTCAGCTATGCCGGTAATCACGGCCAGTATCTTACCGATGTTTTCAGAATCGTCATTGAGCTGATCGATCACACGGCTAGCCGATTGCAGATCCTGCTCTAAGGCCTGAATCGCACGCAGACTGACTTCCATATTATGCTGTCCGTTTCCGGCCTCATGATTAACCCGCTGTACTTCTTCTAATGTCCCACTGGCGCTTTGTGCCACTTCCAGTGTCGCTGACTCCATTTCAGTCACCGCAGCAGCGACGAGGTCCGTTTGCTCTTTTTGCAGGCGCAGTTTTTCTTGACTGGCCCGCGTGGTATTGGTCATACGAAGTGTTACGGCGCTGACCTTGGTCGACGTGGCACCCATGTTTTGCAAGATATCCCGCAAGTGTCGAACCAAGTCGTTTATTCCGTCACCGATGGCGGCAAATTCATCACGCCCAGACAACGTCAGCTCATGGCTGAGATCACCCGCTGATACATTACGTAAAGTGGAGACGATCAATTGCAAGGGCTTGCGAATACTGCGGATCAGACTGAAGACAATTAATATGGCCAACAACAAGGACACCACATAGGTACCAGCGATGGTGGCATTGGCACGCTGATTTCGATCGGCTAGGTCACGCTGCAAAGCATCTGATAAACTAGCGATCTGTTCCGTCAAGCCTTGCAAAGCAGACACACCGGTATTGATATCGGTCGCGATGGACGCCAGCAACTCGGTGCTTTGCGTCTGCAACGACAGGCGTTGAATGTTTAAGGCAATGGTACCTTCTGGGGCATTCACTGCACGATCCAAGACGGTAACGAAGCGCCCTAAGCGATCAAAGAGCACGGTATTGGACGTTTCAAGCCGACCGATTCTGATCTGAGTATTCTGAATCTCACCCTGTAAGAACTCACGCAACTCGACCAGTTCATTGACGCCGGTCATGGTGTTACTACCAGTAACCTCGGTACGCACCAAATCGATTTTATCTCTTACGTATTGTGTGTCCGCTCCAATGGCACTGGCTTCAGTCGAAGTCTGCTCACCAAGAATCTGCATGACCCGATCCACCACCCGCATCTCATTGGGGAAGGGCAGCCAGCGAGAGCTCTCCCCCTGCACCTCAGCCACATAGGCTTGTTCCGCTGCCAATAATGCTTGTCGTGTGACCAATTGCTCACGCCCCCGTTCAATGAGCGTCTGAATGGACTGATCCGCTTGAGTCAATTGCGCCAGCAGATGACTCTGCCCGGTCATTTGCTGACGCAACCGGTTACGCAAATCGGTGTACCTCGACACCTCGCGATCAAACTCGCTTTCATAGGCCAGCAACTGTTCGGCATCATATTCACTGGCGTGCTGCGCAATGGCCTTGTTAATGTTTTGCGCGCTGATCAGCAAAGAATAGCCCGACTGCAACATAGGCAGTACGTCTGTCGTGATCTCCGCCACATTGTCTTGCGTGGCCCGCTGGGTTCTCAACGCGGCAGCGGCAATCACTGTCATTAGAATCAGTAACAGCAAAAAACCTAAGCCCGTTCTACGTACTACCGTCATGTTCATAGTGTAATTCTCCGCTGACATGCCCGCATTTGAGCCATCTTTCGCTTCGGCTTGAGCCATAACTTAACCGATTAAGTTCCGCCTAAGTTTGCTGCGCTGTAAAAAGAAGGTTTCAGTGACACTTGTTTTAATTGTAGTCGCCACTTTGCGCAAAGGTTGCGCTTCATGCTAACTTCCAATATACGCTAATATCTTGAAAAGCAGAAACACGGCGCATGACAATTTTATTAATCAGGGTAATCCAGCTTTAATCACATGCTCGTACTTACTTCAACAGTGATCCCGCGACGGTGGATGCCATGATTTCAAAAGAAGCTCAGCAAGTAAGAGACACCCTGATCGATAAAGGACTGGAAACCCCGCTTCTACCTTCCACCCTATCTCGTGACGAAAAATACGAACGAATTCGCGGTTTGATGACAGAGGTCGTCAGCACTCTAGGCTTAGATCTCAATGACGACAGCCTGGCCGAGACGCCCCATCGCATCGCAAAAATGTATGTCGATGAAATTTTCGGGGGCTTGAACTACGAGAATTTTCCCAAGATCGCCCTAATCGACAATAAGATGGGCGTAGAAGAAATGGTTAAGGTAAAGGACATCAGTGTCATCAGTACCTGCGAACACCATTTCGTGACCATCGACGGTGTGGCTCGCGTTGCTTACATCCCGAAGGACAAAATCATCGGGCTATCAAAAATCAATCGGATCGTGCGTTTCTTCGCCCAGCGCCCGCAAGTTCAGGAACGTTTGACACAGCAGGTACTGGTTGCTCTGCAAACCTTACTGGAAACCAACGATGTCGCAGTCACTATTGAAGCGACCCATTACTGCGTGAAGTCGCGCGGTGTGATGGACAGCCACTCGCGGACCGAGACCACCGCACTCGGCGGGATATTTAAAAGCAACAGCACCACCCGTAACGAATTTTTAAACTGATGATTTAATGGCGGAACGATTTCACTGCAAACAGTTTTCGATCCGCCACGACCGCTGCGCGATGAAAGTAGGGACTGATGCGTTGCTACTGGGATCGTGGGCCGCGCTGCCGAATACTGGTGCGATATTGGATATTGGTGCCGGCAGTGGCATTCTCAGCTTGATGCTGGCTCAGCGTAGTGACGGTGCGCTGCCCATAACGGCGCTGGAAATTGACCCAGATGCTGCCACACAAGCCACAGAAAACGTAGCAGAGTCCCCGTGGGCCGATACCATAGGTGTCGTTCACGCGGATGCGCTGCAATGGCAGCCCGCCTCTTTGTTCTCCCTCATCATCAGTAATCCGCCGTTTTTTACCGACAGCCTCGGCTCTCCAAAGGCGTCGCGCCATCGAGCCCGCCACACGGACAGCTTGCCCTTTGCCGCCTTGCTTGACCGCGTTGTCCGCTGGTTAGCACCTGATGGGCAATTCAGCCTGATTTTACCCGTTATCAGCGCGCAGCACGTTATCGTGCTGGCCGAGTCTCTAGGCTGGTTTGTACAGCGCTGCTGTATGGTACAACCCGCGCCGCATAAGGTCGCGCACCGCTGGTTATTGAGTCTGACCCGGCAGGCCTGTGCCACAGAGAAATCCAGCATGGTGATCAAAGACCAGAGTGGTGACTACAGTCCTGAATACCGCCACCTGACCCAAGCATTTTACTTGCGTTTTTAACCCGATGTTCGCGCAGAGGGCTGCGCTCCTACACACCGACCTGCGGGAAGCCAGCCCTCTCGCCGAACAACAACCAAAAATCGTAAACAACAAAAAAACCGACACA
It contains:
- a CDS encoding VWA domain-containing protein, coding for MNDKSIQPRSGQQDIDQFIRQVKDMTVAQATQGRLIFALDATASRKPTWDQACQLQSELFLATQDIGGLAVQLCYFRGFGEFHASPWLTNTQQLLRKMNGVDVLGGHTQIHKVLQQALTETRHQRVSAVILIGDSCEESVDDLCQKAGELGMLRTPVFTFHEGGDHHAESAFRQISKLSGGAYAPFDHNSPGVLKDLLAAVAVYASGGARALESFSSRQGQHVKLLTQQLK
- a CDS encoding molecular chaperone DnaJ, which produces MSPAAILALASAVILGWVWVRNQPPAQRKAALIKILLFTAAAGLVFLAATGRLHVVGALLALTLPFLRRLWPLFIGLFLRHRAGRTRSSTSTPGGRSRVATAIIDMTLEHESGVMYGTILAGPLQGKELADLSDEEFIELLQYCRQQDTDSARLLETYLDKRFGDKWRADDPGTTQQGSQEQTQDNSSGPMTRAEALEILGLTADANRDDIIQAHRRLMQKMHPDRGGSAYLAARINAARTLLLD
- a CDS encoding short-chain fatty acid transporter, which codes for MLNRASQPLVKMVDRYLPDPYIFVLLLTLIVFAAAVLFERQSPLAVVEMWGNGFWGLLTFSMQMLLVLVTGFMLASTPLVKNFLVKLATFAKTPGQAILLVTMVSLVASWINWGFGLVVGALFAKELARLIKVDYRLLIASAYSGFIVWHGGLAGSVPLTIATPGHFAESQIGIISTSETIFAFFNIAIVLMLFIIVPLTNWLMLPKEEDSIYVKPEQLQDAPEASSEITRPADHLENSRVLAWLIGFGGVAFLVNYFMNSGGLNLNIVNFLFLTVAIILHQTPRRLLNALHEAVKGGAGIVIQFPFYAGIMAIMINSGLAQSISAGLASFATATSLPFWTFISAGIVNIFVPSGGGQWAVQAPVMLPAAEALGADVARISMAVAWGDAWTNLLQPFWALPALAIAGLKAKDIMGYCLMMLIVTGVFISIGLTWF
- a CDS encoding MATE family efflux transporter, translating into MIIVDQEHQPIPEPQQGVIVKTLTEWKTLAILGSPILVAQLAQMANGVIDTIMAGNYSAVDLAGVGIGGSLWSPLFLFFMGCLSALQPVVSGHRGAQQMAKIMPAVWQGIYIAAGCAVVMILLLINVQPVLNILQLDAAAAAVTTGYLKSFSLGIPALLLLVALRGLTDGLGHTRTFMAFSLLGTAVNLPLNYVLIYGKFGLPELGGIGCGWATAISQWVSVTALLIYLNRSKLYARFHLISDWVAPRWLEIRGLLRLGIPIGFTIFVEASVFAVIALFLAPLGPIVVAGHQIVLNGVSLLFMVPLSLGMALTLRISFLLGAGAPDTARLLGRSSLLLALGIAMVYAPVLYLNRDFIAALYTQDSAVRAVAAQLMVFGAVFQIADVLQVTAISALRGYRDTRIPMLIMLLSFWGVCLPLGYVLTFTDYLTAEAMGANGFWLALTAGLATASVLLTVRLFRFQAKTART
- a CDS encoding DUF1566 domain-containing protein → MKNRVLALLLISSGYLFLSGHAMGSTTATAVAAPSDAPQALVGRYWIIENGGVIYDQQTGLQWMRCAIGQSWNNEHQRCNGTAQSFSWGQARNQTRPNDWRTPTIAELRTLVYCSTGQPALIGMTVDGGSCRGVYQQPTIVAPAFPDTEANHFWSSDSARQQTNAAWYVNFGGGAVLTKPQDMPGYLRLVRSGRTVALPAQTRPTTAAPATADRPTAPSTSGTTPRASADAQASASRPASATRELPISERFEILAEGALVHDRQTDLHWMRCSLGQEWHAENQRCHGEVRTYQWDELGDISLTIAGHDDWRVPTVAELRELVYCSANTPPRMGMAATFTPCSGSYQRPTIAQDVFPNTEQNWYWTSSALTNPDFAAWSVSFYAGTVYYAYKHFGYPVRLVRGGE
- a CDS encoding methyl-accepting chemotaxis protein encodes the protein MNMTVVRRTGLGFLLLLILMTVIAAAALRTQRATQDNVAEITTDVLPMLQSGYSLLISAQNINKAIAQHASEYDAEQLLAYESEFDREVSRYTDLRNRLRQQMTGQSHLLAQLTQADQSIQTLIERGREQLVTRQALLAAEQAYVAEVQGESSRWLPFPNEMRVVDRVMQILGEQTSTEASAIGADTQYVRDKIDLVRTEVTGSNTMTGVNELVELREFLQGEIQNTQIRIGRLETSNTVLFDRLGRFVTVLDRAVNAPEGTIALNIQRLSLQTQSTELLASIATDINTGVSALQGLTEQIASLSDALQRDLADRNQRANATIAGTYVVSLLLAILIVFSLIRSIRKPLQLIVSTLRNVSAGDLSHELTLSGRDEFAAIGDGINDLVRHLRDILQNMGATSTKVSAVTLRMTNTTRASQEKLRLQKEQTDLVAAAVTEMESATLEVAQSASGTLEEVQRVNHEAGNGQHNMEVSLRAIQALEQDLQSASRVIDQLNDDSENIGKILAVITGIAEQTNLLALNAAIEAARAGEQGRGFAVVADEVRELASKTQRSTEEIYQMIDALQSRSKEAVGLMLRTREQSQVVVDESEKTGASIQAILASLSRMSEMTTHISEAVNEQRTVASDVANNTVTIADMADQVVNNATQNASTFEELAILTQEQETLVQRFRF
- the folE gene encoding GTP cyclohydrolase I FolE; amino-acid sequence: MISKEAQQVRDTLIDKGLETPLLPSTLSRDEKYERIRGLMTEVVSTLGLDLNDDSLAETPHRIAKMYVDEIFGGLNYENFPKIALIDNKMGVEEMVKVKDISVISTCEHHFVTIDGVARVAYIPKDKIIGLSKINRIVRFFAQRPQVQERLTQQVLVALQTLLETNDVAVTIEATHYCVKSRGVMDSHSRTETTALGGIFKSNSTTRNEFLN
- a CDS encoding methyltransferase is translated as MKVGTDALLLGSWAALPNTGAILDIGAGSGILSLMLAQRSDGALPITALEIDPDAATQATENVAESPWADTIGVVHADALQWQPASLFSLIISNPPFFTDSLGSPKASRHRARHTDSLPFAALLDRVVRWLAPDGQFSLILPVISAQHVIVLAESLGWFVQRCCMVQPAPHKVAHRWLLSLTRQACATEKSSMVIKDQSGDYSPEYRHLTQAFYLRF